In Haliaeetus albicilla chromosome 12, bHalAlb1.1, whole genome shotgun sequence, a genomic segment contains:
- the CA12 gene encoding carbonic anhydrase 12 isoform X4, producing MLTHWRDFKEATRNIIGPDGEKAWPKKYPFCGGVFQSPIDFHKDILQYDSNLLPLEFIGYNVPSTDQFTLTNNGHSVKMYLSPTMCIRNLPFEYTASQLHLHWGNRNKSEGSEHTVSGKHFAAELHVVHYNSEKYPDITAAMDKADGLAVLAVLLEIGPFNPSYEKIFRHFRNVKYKDQMVQVPGFNIQELLPDRLDEYYRYEGSLTTPPCYPSVLWTVFRHPVKISQEQLLALETAMYCTESDDPEPLEMVDNFRNVQEFHERLVFISFREGFVASVVIACILGVLIILAVAFWLLKRKSCKKGGEDNRGVIYKPGTYKEEEDISKL from the exons ATGTTAACACACTGGAGAGACTTCAAAGAAGCCACAAGGAACATTATAG GTCCTGATGGAGAGAAGGCCTGGCCAAAGAAATACCCATTTTGTGGAGGAGTATTCCAGTCGCCAATAGATTTCCACAAAGATATTCTCCAGTATGATTCTAATCTCTTGCCTTTAGAATTCATAGGCTATAATGTGCCCTCCACTGACCAGTTTACATTGACCAATAATGGTCATTCAG TGAAAATGTATCTGTCGCCTACTATGTGCATCAGAAACCTCCCTTTTGAATACACTGCATCTCAACTTCACCTACACTGGGGCAACAGAAACAAGTCAGAAGGCTCAGAGCACACAGTCAGTGGGAAGCATTTTGCAGCAGAG CTGCATGTTGTACATTATAACTCTGAGAAATATCCAGATATAACAGCAGCAATGGACAAAGCGGATGGACTGGCAGTTTTGGCTGTTCTTCTTGAG ATTGGACCCTTCAACCCATCCTACGAAAAGATCTTCAGGCACTTCCGGAACGTGAAATACAAAG ATCAGATGGTCCAAGTCCCTGGTTTCAATATTCAAGAACTGCTTCCTGACAGACTGGATGAGTATTATCGCTATGAAGGATCCCTGACAACTCCTCCTTGCTACCCTAGCGTTCTCTGGACAGTTTTCCGACACCCCGTTAAAATTTCACAAGAGCAG TTACTGGCACTGGAAACAGCCATGTACTGCACAGAGAGTGATGACCCAGAACCCCTGGAAATGGTTGATAACTTCCGAAACGTTCAGGAATTTCATGAAAGACTGGTTTTTATCTCCTTCCGTGAAG GTTTTGTTGCTTCTGTTGTGATAGCCTGCATTCTGGGAGTTCTCATCATTCTTGCAGTAGCCTTCTGGCTactgaagaggaaaag ctgCAAAAAGGGAGGTGAAGACAACAGAGGAGTCATCTACAAACCAGGCACGTACAAGGAGGAAGAAGACATCTCCAAACTTTGA